One Lepisosteus oculatus isolate fLepOcu1 chromosome 13, fLepOcu1.hap2, whole genome shotgun sequence genomic region harbors:
- the rcan1a gene encoding calcipressin-1a isoform X2 → MHLKMLKCNPFSLIASLEDRDVFCRLEARAGFEALFRSFDSDATFQYFKSFRRVRINFTDAVAAAEARVRLHKSDFNGKEIRLYFAQSLHIGSPRLEPPKPEKQYLISPPASPPVGWSQSSDATPVINYDLLCAISKLGPGEKYELHAGTSTTPSVVVHVCESDHDSSGSEEEEPRRARPRIIQTRRPEYAPPPLH, encoded by the exons ATGCACCTGAAGATGCTGAAGTGCAACCCCTTCTCCCTGATCGCCTCGCTCGAGGACCGGGATGTGTTCTGCAGGCTGGAGGCCCGG GCCGGTTTTGAGGCCCTGTTCCGCTCCTTCGACAGCGATGCCACCTTCCAGTATTTCAAGAGCTTCCGCCGCGTCCGAATCAACTTCACCGACGCTGTGGCTGCGGCTGAGGCCCGGGTGAGGCTTCACAAGAGCGACTTCAACGGAAAGGAGATACGCCTGTACTTCGCTCAG TCTCTGCACATTGGCAGCCCCCGCCTGGAGCCCCCCAAACCAGAGAAGCAATATCTGATCTCCCCACCTGCCTCTCCCCCAGTGGGCTGGAGTCAGTCGTCAGACGCCACGCCCGTCATCAACTACGACCTGCTGTGCGCCATCTCCAAGCTGGGGCCAG GTGAGAAGTACGAGCTGCACGCCGGcacctccaccacccccagcgTGGTGGTGCACGTGTGCGAGAGCGACCACGACAGCTCAGGctctgaggaggaggagccgCGCCGGGCCCGCCCCCGCATCATCCAGACGCGCCGCCCCGAGTACGCCCCCCCGCCCCTGCACTGA
- the LOC102692970 gene encoding potassium voltage-gated channel subfamily E member 1-like, with protein sequence MPWGNSTQLQPLLVSLLQQCLNRTAGEREAAAPRSPPADDSHGIIYILLMVGLFSAFTFAIMLSYIRSKKLENSEDPYHRYIAHDWPQSRLVDSPGHANPLEPGPDAPEDSCVIPNPRVLDRPKQHIPG encoded by the coding sequence ATGCCGTGGGGAAATAGCACTCAGTTGCAGCCCCTGCTGGTctccctgctccagcagtgcctgAACCGGAcagcaggggagagagaggccgCGGCGCCCCGCAGTCCCCCCGCGGACGACAGCCACGGTATCATCTACATCCTGCTGATGGTGGGCCTGTTCAGCGCCTTCACCTTCGCCATCATGCTCAGTTACATCCGGTCCAAGAAGCTGGAGAACTCCGAGGACCCCTACCACCGCTACATCGCACACGACTGGCCGCAGTCCCGACTGGTCGACTCCCCAGGACATGCAAACCCTCTGGAACCTGGGCCAGACGCTCCAGAGGATTCCTGCGTCATTCCCAATCCCAGGGTGCTGGATCGTCCCAAGCAGCACATCCCAGGCTGA
- the mrpl39 gene encoding large ribosomal subunit protein mL39 codes for MACRSVCRVFPVRLASNAAVSRPSVAELLGWRSQIFSREQAKQRAMYPRTEKIEVTLEGPGLQGTVLIMNRGVSTPYSCARHLTEWHVSTAALALVDGQPWPLHRPLTQSCTLSLLSFKDQDPQEVNQAYWRSCAMMLGQVLQAAFKEEFLVELLRSPELPVISGAFCCDVVLDSRLDSWTPSEEDLRSFGCDAQRLIQQDLPWEPLEVQPAVAMEIFTHSRTKREEVEQRTAESPTGTVTLYRCGDHVDVSGGPLVARTGLCSQYEVTALHNLGPGPWGLHRRAQGLSLPLQLQAHHTIWRRLKKRAERLVEVPPVPSATHPQAPTPAPEV; via the exons ATGGCTTGTCGCTCTGTGTGCCGAGTCTTCCCAGTCA GGTTGGCGTCCAACGCGGCGGTGTCCCGGCCGTCGGTCGCGGAGCTGCTGGGGTGGCGCAGCCAGATCTTCTCCCGGGAGCAGGCGAAGCAGCGGGCCATGTACCCGCGCACGGAGAAGATCGAGGTGACGCTGGAGGGGCCGGGGCTTCAGGGCACAGTGCTCATCATGAACCGAGGCGTGtccactccctacagctgtgcCCGGC aTCTGACCGAGTGGCAcgtcagcactgctgccttggcCCTGGTCGACGGGCAGCCTTGGCCCCTGCACCGGCCCCTCACCCAGTCCTGCACCCTCTCGCTGCTCTCCTTCAAGGACCAGGACCCCCAGGAAGTCAACCAG gCGTACTGGCGGTCGTGTGCCATGATGCTGGGACAGGTCCTGCAGGCTGCCTTCAAGGAGGAATTCCTCGTGGAGCTGCTGAGGAGCCCGGAGCTGCCAG TGATCTCGGGGGCGTTCTGCTGCGACGTGGTCCTGGACTCTCGGCTGGACTCCTGGACGCCCTCAGAG GAGGACCTGCGCTCTTTCGGCTGCGACGCCCAGCGCCTCATCCAGCAGGACCTGCCCTGGGAGCCGCTGGAAGTGCAGCCCGCCGTCGCCATGGAGATCTTCACTCACAGCCG GACTAAACGGGAGGAGGTGGAGCAGAGGACAGCTGAGAGCCCCACAGGCACAGTCACACTGTACAG gTGTGGGGACCACGTGGATGTGAGCGGAGGCCCCCTGGTGGCCAGGACGGGGCTGTGCTCTCAGTATGAGGTGACAGCGCTGCACAATCTGGGACCAGGGCCTTGGGGCCTACACCGCCGAGCACAGGGTCTGTCTCTGCCACTGCAGCTACAG GCTCACCACACTATCTGGAGGAGGCTGAAGAAGAGAGCAGAACGACTG GTGGAGGTACCCCCGGTGCCCAGTGCCACACACCCCCAGGCGCCCACGCCTGCACCTGAGGTGTAG